Below is a window of Thermodesulfobacteriota bacterium DNA.
CCGGTCTCGCGAGAACGGCGAGATCCTGTCGCAAACCCCTGAACGGGGCAAGGGGGGCCGGCCCCGGCTACTGATTCAACCCGCCGGCCCCGCCGGCAAGTCGCAAAACCCTGAACGGGGCAAGGGGGGCCGGCCCAGTGTGCAAAGCATGGCCATCCATTTAGGTTCTGCCCGTCGCAAACCCCTGAACGGGGCAAGGGGGGCCGGCCCCAAGGAGGAGGAGCCATGTATATCCCGAAATGCGAAGTCGCAAACCCCTGAACGGGGCAAGGGGGGCCGGCCCAGAATCGACGAGGAGTATGGCCGGATCTATTACCTGGTCGCAAACCCCTGAACGGGGCAAGGGGGGCCGGCCCAGAATCGACGAGGAGTATGGCCGGATCTATTACCTGGTCGCAAACCCCTGAACGGGGCAAGGGGGGCCGGCCCCGAAGGACTGGGCTATCGCAGAAGCCCTAGGTTTTGGTCGCAAACCCCTGAACGGGGCAAGGGGGGCCGGCCCGCAGGATTGGCCCTGTTTTTCCTCGGGTGCTGTCTCGAGTCGCAAACCCCTGAACGGGGCAAGGGGGGCCGGCCCCCATGGATATCAACGGATGCCTCCGCACGGAGGCCACGTCGCAAACCCCTGAACGGGGCAAGGGGGGCCGGCCCAGAGCTGGACCGGACATGCCCCGGATGGAGGGGTGAGGTCGCAAACCCCTGAACGGGGCAAGGGGGGCCGGCCCTGCGCAATCGCGCCAACCAAGTCCTATACCGGGTCAGTCGCAAACCCCTGAACGGGGCAAGGGGGGCCGGCCCGAAGCCGAAGCCCTGCGGCTGTATTTCGACTCCGACGTCGCAAACCCCTGAACGGGGCAAGGGGGGCCGGCCCAGAACGCCGGCTCACCACCGGCCGAGAGGCGCATTGGGTCGCAAACCCCTGAACGGGGCAAGGGGGGCCGGCCCCGGCCGCCCAGGAGAGAATCGGAGAGGAATATAAGTCGCAAACCCCTGAACGGGGCAAGGGGGGCCGGCCCGTATTCCCGGGTTTACTATCTTCGGTACGGCGAGTCGTCGCAAACCCCTGAACGGGGCAAGGGGGGCCGGCCCCCATCCCCGTCCTCCTGCTCAGCGTGCCAGCGCCATGTCGCAAACCCCTGAACGGGGCAAGGGGGGCCGGCCCGCATGGCGAATCGGGCCGGCCGGACCTGTCGACCACGTCGCAAACCCCTGAACGGGGCAAGGGGGGCCGGCCCAGCCATGAAGATCAATGATATTATGGCGGGGAGTCGTCGCAAACCCCTGAACGGGGCAAGGGGGGCCGGCCCAAACCTCCCCGGAGGAATATGACCCCTCGTGGCGCGCCCCGTCGCAAACCCCTGAACGGGGCAAGGGGGGCCGGCCCGGGGCGGCCCTGTTCTTCTTGGGCTGCTACCTATCCACGTCGCAAACCCCTGAACGGGGCAAGGGGGGCCGGCCCTCATAACTGTCCTGACGGGCATACTAATCCTGACCCCGTCGCAAACCCCTGAACGGGGCAAGGGGGGCCGGCCCCGACCTGCTCTAGCCCCAGGAGGAGCACACCATGAGTCGCAAACCCCTGAACGGGGCAAGGGGGGCCGGCCCCCAAGTGGATATGGGGAGCCGCACAGCCCGCACCTGCGTCGCAAACCCCTGAACGGGGCAAGGGGGGCCGGCCCCCCTATCCAGAATCAACACGAAACGGGGCGCAGTTGCAAGCCGGATTTGTCCGATGGCGCTGCCGGAGGCGTGTATACCGTCTCCTCCCCGGACTACCTGGGACACGGTTTGGCCATGGTGGCCGGTTCCCGGCCGGCCGCGGGCGTGTCCGATGTCTCCAGGGCGCTGTTTCCGATTTTTCATGTTGTCCCAACCTGTTAGCCCTTTTGTCCCTGGCAACGGCCCCGCCATCGCCAGGTCCGACAGTCCACGCCTTTCGCCAGGGGCCAGGCCGCCTGGCGGCACCATACCATATAGCCCACCGCGGTTCCATCGGCCCAGGGTCACCACGCTGGCGCCGGTCCCCGCCGTTCTTCCCCCTGGCCTTCACGCCACCAGATGCACCCGGGTTTCCGGCGCCTCGCCGGTGCCGGTCCATTCCACCTCCTGGAGACAGTTGCCGCACAGGCGGTAGTAGCGCACCGAGTCGGTGAGGTGATCGATGAGGCCGGCCAGGCGGGTCTGGAGCTTGGCCAGCCGCTTTTCCGTGAGGTCCGGGCATTCGAACACCGACTTCTGGACCCGCACCCCGCAGCCCTTGAGGGCCTTGACCACCCGGTAGCGGACTCGGTCGTCGCTGACGTCGAAGGAGATGAGATAGAACACGGCGTCACCAGCCGATGCGGTAGGGGGGATAGGGCTGGCTGTCGTCTGTGAGCCAGCGGCCGAAGGCCTGAACCTGACCGTGGACGAGCCAGCGGACAACGGTATCGCCCTGGGGCCCGGGCAGGGCCGACTGCATGAAGCCCTCGTAGGCATGGATGAGGGCCCGGCAGACCGCCGGCTTCATGGACACCGGTCGAGCCGTCCCCTGGTCCTCCTCGTCTCCCTCGCCGGCGGCCTCCGGTGGCCGGCAGACGAAGTCCTCCGGCCCCACCATGCGGCGATTGCACAGGGTGAGCACCAGGCGGTCGGCGAAGACCCGCCACTCCTCCACGAGGTCGCAGGCCAGGGAGGGGCGGCCGGGGGCCACCTCGTGCAAGGCGCCCAGATAGGGGTCAAGGCCGGCGGTGCGGACCGCCGACAGCACC
It encodes the following:
- the cas2 gene encoding CRISPR-associated endonuclease Cas2; amino-acid sequence: MFYLISFDVSDDRVRYRVVKALKGCGVRVQKSVFECPDLTEKRLAKLQTRLAGLIDHLTDSVRYYRLCGNCLQEVEWTGTGEAPETRVHLVA